The DNA sequence CGCTGCACATGTGCCCTTTAGTCAGGCCTATTAAGACCATACCCAACCTGTATCTTTCATCTCACTGTGCAGCCCAGATCTCTGTatcgttccaattttagtatatgtgctgccaaagTGAGCACAAGTCCAGATTTCAAAAAGCGGGCTGACACGTTCCCAAGATTCCCTTCCACTGACTGAGAGCAGTAGTATGCAACCAAAATCATGGGAACCTGGAAATAACGTTGCTTTAAAAAGATGGTTCTGCAAGTTTTCAGTGGACTTTGGTTTGAACCAGTGATGCTGGCAATTGAGAATGCTTATTGAATAGAAACTGTGTCATCACTAACacatttttcacacacacacacccaaagcaGTTCGGCCACTGTTTAAAAAAAGTTTGCAGCTTATGTAAGGTGAAGGATGAGAGTATACAATGTAAATATGTTTTAAAACTTATTCTTTTAAGGGTAGGCTCTGGGCGGTTTTCCTGAAGCATGATTAATGGAGCAAAGTTTGAGTTCTGAAggagtgtgcacgcacacaaaagcttatatccagcaTAAAACATTTTTGGTCTCCAagttgccactggattcaaactttgttctgttgcttcagaccaatacggctacccacctgaatctatctccaTGATTAATGGAGTCACACATGCACCCATGTGCTAACTGTGGGGACAAGACTTGAAATACTATACAGCTCAGACCATTTAAAAAACTAGTGTTGTGTGAAGCTGTTTTGTGCATGAAATGCAGGAATTCCTAACTGTGCATTCACTTTATCCTCCTCTCTCCAGATTCTGTAGACTTTCTCCTCATACTTTTATAATATAAATTTCCTTTGCTTTCCTGGATTCTTCCACACACTCAAAGCAACTCAGGCACGCTTTCACCAAGTATTGACTAGATCCAGGCTAGCATAAATACATCCATGTTCCAAAATAAGTACTATTTATACATGCCCTTATAAAAGATGGCAAGGCAAGCTCACTGAGGACTCCATTTAACATATGCACTTGAGCATCTTTGCTAGCCTTTACTCCTTCGGGTATGTTTATTATCCATTAACAGGTGGTGTGTGGATGCCCATTTTCAGGATCATATGTGTAtatttctgcatgctgagcaggtttttttttaaaaagtctgcatgcacacCTCTCCAGTTTTTTAGCAAAATTTACTAGAGGATTATTTCCCTAACTCTAAACCCATGAGATAGTTGCATTGATTATCCTATCAGTGACCCTGCACTTTCCCCTTTTCCTGAAACTCGTTTCATTCACCAGGTGTGTTGCCATTGCATCGTGTACCCTAGGACTGAGCGTTTCAGTCTCTCAACATCTCCTATATGGCTGTAACAGCAGAGCACTAGTAAAGCAAAGGTGGAACTTTTCTGATTTTGCAGCTCAGAAATAATTTGCTTTGTGCTGAATAACTGCAGTGGCTTTCTGATGCCCGCTGGGTACTTTCATAAAAGGCTTCTTTCAGGGCGCATTCACAGTTCTTCTCAAAGTAGACTGGGATTGTTAATCATAGTCATTTATAAATTAGGTGGTAGCAGTGATGTTCTCAGTGAAATTGTAATGACTCAGTTCTGGGGGTGGTGGGGCGGGGAAGAGTGATGTGAGCCTATCATCTTTTGTGACAGAGTGGTTCAGTTTGAAGAATAAAACGCCCAGTCAAGTAATCTGCTGGGAAGTAGTTTCACATATAAGAACATCTATTGTTCGAAATAGTAATCTGCTAGCAAAATGCCCATCATTAGGGTGGGTACTTCTGCTGGAGTGTAATTTCAATAACTTttggctgcttccacacagagaTGTTTTTCCCTGTTGGATGTGGGAAGCCTCCTCAGTAAATGGAAGTGACCAGGCAACACCATACTCAATGTGGACATGATTTGTTGGGCTCCTATGGGAAAATGTGGGGTGGACCATTCAGATTGATTTTCTACCAAAAGCTACATAGAGAAGGAGGCAAAGTTACACCCTGCTTTAAGAATGGTCCAGGACAAGCTCAGCAATGTGTTCCACCCACTGCCCTTTCAACAAATTTCTCCCCATGCTGTAGTGTTGGGGTCTCCAACATGGCACCTGTAGGCACCATGGTACCCACctacaccttttctggtgccctaCAAGTGTTCTTAGAAAGTGGGCTGGTCCAACTGGGGCTTTAGCACAGTAAGGCTTCTGGTTGACCATGGGAGATTTTGATTGACTCTGCAGATCTACTTTGGCAACAGGTGCCACCACATCACAAGcattttcactgtgtgactgaaggtaagctgcagcagtcattttgtcaTTGGCTCCACctactgtagcagccattttgtggcagtgcccaccatgctgggttgaaattccaaaggtgcccacagactcaaaaaggttggagaccagtgttccctctaagctgagttagcgtgagctagctcacagatttttagcctccagctcacacattttgtcttagctcatgaaggatgaccccagagcacacttaatttatgcagtagctcacaactttaataccagtagctcacaaagtagaatctttgctcacaagactgcagcttagagggaacattgttggggaccactggtgtaGTGTAATAGCAAGGATCAGTGGTGAAAGCGGGGAGGTCCAGGATATGAGGGAGGTCTACAATCATGCCTATGCTTTTACACAGGCTTTTACAGTACTGCAAACAAAAGAGGGTGTGGTGGGGTGAAAGTCTGTGGCAGCACCAGGTGGAGCAAAAAGACATGACTGTAGATGCCATTCGTGCCCTGCTCACTGCTGCCAACATAGTGGGGGTGCATTTTGTGCTTCCATGTAGCTGCTGTCTTAGGAGGAGTAGAATAATTTGTTGACAATATTATGCATTTAAAGAAGAATAAGTAGAGCTGCAAGAAGCGCTCTCTCCACATTCCACATCAAACACCAACTTGCCCTAAATTGATCAGAGATTAATCAGGCTCTGTGTATAACAAATAGTGCAATGCAGGTAATTAATCAGATTTCTAATGAGCCTTGAAAACTTGGCAGAAGTGCCCATTCGTTCTACTAATTATCTGAAGAGTGAAATGAACTGTCAAAAGTAGTTTCCAAACAAAATTAAGTCTTCTTGTAATTATACATTTAAAAGCTGAACATGGCACCTGCATTCTTGCTCCAGAAAACTAAACAACTTTAAAAGCACAAGCATAAGAGGCTCAATTTGAATACTTTGCTCAAACACACGGATGTATACCCTCTTTCATTTCAGAGATGAAATCTGGATATTTGCATATTTATTCAAAGTCAAACACTGTGTAATACCTTTTGTTAGGACAAGCAACATTCAGGTCCTTTAAAAGGTCACAGACAGAAGGAAAACATGATAATCCTCATATTGACAAAGCAGGAGATGAATTTATATGATGCACTATGTAAAGCATGAACAAAGTGAGGGAGATATAAGGCAGGTAAAACATTTGTTAGGCTTGTGTGGGTGAGGAACAGCaccaggagggggtgggtggggtgggactGAGGGgacaaaactggggggggggggcaagtcagCTGGAGGGCTCCTAAAGCAGCATTATGCTGCATTTAcagaatacattttttaaaaattataatgcagttctgactgcaaCCACCAGGAGCACAAGAAAGGCAGAGCACAGTAAAAATTATCATGCAGAGTCTGCTGGCTTGTGCCTTTTACTACAAGTATGAAGGAAAATGTTTATTGATCGGATCCTGTTatacaagggttgccagctcaaagttgggaaagacctggagatatgggggtggagcctgaggaaggcagggtttgggagaggggagggacttcagtgggggatGCCATACAGCCCgtcttccaaagtggtcattttctccaggtgagctaatttctttcatctggagatcagttgtaattccaggagatctccagccaccacaagGAGAATTGCAATCCTATATTAAACACATCAGCTAAGTAAGCACTGGAGTAAGGGAAGACCACTCAGAACAAGCTAGGATCCTTGCCAGGATGCAGCCTCCTTTCAAGGTCATTATCTTCACCAGTCTATGGTTTGCTTTTTCCTTTAGTTCCACCCAGCTCCTgtacagccagatcttgcaaagggactgcactgttagtgtgcggtagcaaaagaaaaaaaccctttcgTTCTCTTTTCCTCCGTTTTTCTTTTCCACACTTTTCATCTCCTTTATTTTGCTCTCTTCTTTTTATGATCTGACCTTCATCTACCCCACTTCtagtatttctcccccccccacaagtggcttacataattatcttatcctccattttatcctcacaacaactaaggttgccagctgtaggttaggaaatgcctggagatttgtgaggtggagcctggagagggcaaggtttaaggaagggagttcagcagggtacaatgccatagagttcgccctccaaaacagctattttctccagtgtAACTGAACTATATTGTCCAGAGatcagttagaatcatagagttggaagggacctccagggtcatctagtccaacccttgcacaatgcaggaaagtcacaaacatctccccctaaaatcacaggatcctcattgctgtcagttggccgtctagcctctgtttaaaaacctccaaggaaggagtgcccaccacctcctgaggaagcctgttgtaatagtaataatagtaataattatgttgtaatagtgggagatctccaggccccacctggaggttgtgcaGCAGAAAAAAGTCACACGGATAGGAGGTTTGCAAAGAAGTAATGACTCCGTGTATGAAATACCTCTTCTCCAATACCAAATGTAAGTGCTTCAAAAGAAATATATAACAACAAAGAAATCTTCATTTTAAGGATTGGGAATAAAGACCAGATGTATGATCTCTAGTCACTTCAAGGACATGAATGGAGAAAGCATGTTAAATGCACATGGATAAGTGCGTTTAGCTTTCAATATGGCTGGCTGCTGGAATTTTCAGAGGGCTTCTGCAGAATGTTTCCCACTGGAAGGAAAAAAGTTTGCACTGGAAGAGCAGTTTTGCAGATCAGAAATATTATAATCTTACTAAATTTCCCAGGGTGTCATATCGATGAATCTGAGTCCAACAATGCTACATCATAGTTAGGAAATATCACACTTCATACTTATATTTCTGTCCTCATTTCCTCCATCCTATGTAGTTATTTCCATAATGCTATCTAGCCTGAGTATAAGATTGAAGTAGTGATTGCTGCCTAACTCATTTTATGAAATGGTACTTGTTTTCTATACATTTACTTGTGTAATATTGAGATTTTTTTTGTTCGTGATGCTTGCATTCAATCACAGTTGGATCatattgtagaaaaagaggtgctggagctgatTAGCAcaacatttgcatatgccacacaaccctgacatcaccagaaggtgtactaaattatatcagctccgcatctaccttaaaatgctggGAAATTTAGTAAGATTATAATATTCCTGATCTGCAAAACTGCTCTTCCAGTGCAAACTTTTTTCCTTCCAGTGGGAAACATTCTGCAGAAGCCCTCTGAAAATTCCAGCAGCCAGCCATATTGAAAGCTAAACACACTTATCCATGTGCATTTAACATGCTTTCTCCATTCATGTCCTTGAAGTGACTAGAGATCATACATCTGGTCTTTATTCCCAATCCTTAAAATGAAGATTTCTTGGTTGTTATATATTTCTTTTGAAGCACTTACATTGCATGCTAGATTGCTGCATCCCATTTTACATCATTTCCATAAAGCTCCAACCACTTCCAAGTAGAATTGTTTCAAAAGGAATTTTCCCCTATCCCTTGTATTCAGACTTCAGCAAATCTAGCAGTGCAAAATGAACTGTATATTAACCTGTAGCGCCATCTAGCACACGTTTGTTTCACTATGTACATTTGAAAGAACGCTTTAGCCATGGAATCTATTCAGTGCTGCTTACACATTCTACCCGCAAGAATGTCTGTCAGGCAGAGGGTTTCCATAGTAGCTATAACTGGTAGAGCCATTCAGCATATGAAATGACTAAATCAAGATGACAAGCAGCCATATTCTCAGCAGTCACCCTCAAGGAATATGTCGTTCTGGTGGGATGCAGAGTTTCCAAACGATTCGGGCAATTTACATTTTAAATTACTACTTATGTAGTAGTCAGTGTGTGGAGATAATTTACCAGggctgtcgaactcatttcttatgagccagtttggtggagtggttaagtgtgcagactcttttctgggggaaccactcctccacttgcacctgctggatggccttgggtcagccatagctttcataggagttgtccttgaaagggcagctgctgtaagagctctcttggccccacctacctcacagggtgtctggggggggggaaggtgaagtcatgtatagtggtcagtatcagtcaACTAGGAcattcaaaatccccaatcaatgAAAGGGaaccaaaggaaaatgtgaaagaaaaatcaaaggaaatgtctgggtgaacttggtctggctgcctctgaatgtgtggaagtcccctcagtcaccatagctagtagccactgatagacgtatcctccatgaatccatctaatccccctttaaagttgtttattcctatggccatcactacatcctctggcagtgaattccacatgttaatcatatCAACTGTTGTATCATACTAGACTATCTTACAGGATTGGGAGTTTGGAGCACTGTGCTCCAGTGGTTCTAGTACAACCCAATAAGTCAATCCTAGGTTGTGCCAGGAGACTATTACTCTGCACTATGCCATCTATGGATTATTAGGAAACAGactaaaaataaaacagccaatattataatgtccTTGTATAGGTCtatggtgcagcttcatttggatTCCTGTAAGCAGTTATAGTCACtgaatctcaaaaaggacataAAAAGTTCAGAAGAGGGCAACCTAGTTGACTGGGGGATGGACCACCTTCCTTATGaaaaaaggctgaagaatctgggacttttcagtttagaaaagacacAACtgaggggacatgatagaggtttgtcaAATTATACAGAAGATGAAGAGAGTTCTGACAAAGATAACTTTTTCCTCCTTCTCTCAAAATACCAGAACTTGAGGACATTAAATAAAGCTGCTGggaagtagattcaggacagatgaaaggaaatacttctttacacagtgagtgattacaatgtggaactctcactgccacaggatgaaggaatagacagcttcaaaaggggatcagacagattcatggaagataggtttATCAGTAGATagcagccatggtgactaaaaggaaccccTACAATCAGagacagtcagcctctgaatcccagtgccaggaggcaacatcaagagaaggctttggcctctgtgctgttgttggacctccaaaggaactgtgtgaaacaggatgctggactagatggaccattggtctgatacatcagggctctttttatattcttatgctaTGAAGTTCAGCAAGGTTTAGTTTTTTTCACCCATGCCACTTAATATATATACTGTACATAAAACCCTTATGCGATGTTTTCTGGAGATCTACACTGAGGTGCCATCAATCTATTGATACCACACAAGCCTGTTTTACTTTTTCCATCTAATCCAAGTGATGTAACAGAGATTCTGAATTAGTCCTTAAAGTTAGGAATGCATGGATGGGATCTAATAAACTAGAACTGAATTCAGAGAAGACAGCAACACTAGCAGCAGGTCAATTGCTGACCATGGAGGCGATGCTCAATTGATACTAAACAAGGTTGCCTtccccctttggggggggggggcggacacaAGACCTTGCTTGCAACATAGCAGTAGTTAGATTCTGCCTTGCATGTAGATGCACAAATGGTGAACAGTgtgcagtgcaattctaagaacactttcctaagGCCCACTGAATAAACTAGTAAGAAGATGAACAGATTTGTTAAATTTGCATTAGAGCTATTTAGTTGCCCAGTAGTTTTGTTTACTTATTTTCCACTGTTGTTGTTATTAAATTAAatcattattattaataaaagCTTTTGGGGGGTATTGATTGTTTCCCAGTTTATGTGAGCTGTTTGACTGTTCTAAAATAATAGTTTTAAAAGAAAGtcttttaaatagttttaaaataatagttttaaaagaaggtctttacattttaaaattatctATTACACTTACACCTGCTAGTCTTCCAAAGAAATATAATAGTTTATACAGCATGCCAAGCAGTCTTATATCAAGTcagctgggggcggggtgggggggtcagaCCTGCTTAACTTCAGCATTACGGCTGCATCGCGTACCGATTGTTGCCCTTTAATCAGCAACATAGTGGACAAGGGCACTGAGAGTGCAGTTCTAAGCACAGCGGGTGgttgaaagtgctgtcaagttacagctgccTTATgacgaccccatagggttttcaaggcaagagatgttcagagatggtttcccattgcctgcctctgcatcgtgaccctggacttcctccttggtggtctcccatccatttaCTAACCAGGGCTTAGCTTCTAAGAGGTCATTAGATTGGAGTACCCTGGCCAATCTTGGTCATGgcgtaagcagagttacacccttctcaaTCCACTGAAGACAACGGGGTATAAGACAAAGGTATAATTTTGCTTAGGATGACATAATAAGAAATACACAGCCTTCCTATAGCACAGggttggccaacagtagctctccagatgttttttgcctacagctcccatcagccccagccattggccatgctagctggggctgatgggagttgaaggcaaaaaaaacatctggagagctactgttggctacccctTTCATATTAAAGCTGTTAGAAACAGATCCAGTTTAACAGTTCAGCTGTACTGCATTTCCAACCCTTTGCCTTTTCTTTTCATATACGTTTCTCCAGAATAATTATATTTATGACCTCCTCTATCCCAGGCTAATTTTATATTCTTTGGGCACACCCCCTCAAGATTGTCCTGAACAGTACAATTAAAAACACAGGCACATGCACACAATAGTAGTTCTGCTTAATTTAGAAACAAAGAGACCCAGCCTATTACACATAATCTCATCTAGTAGTAGAATGATGTCTGAATGAGGAAACAGGGAAACAACAGGGAGGTCATCATCGTTATGTACTGCCTCAGTATTTTACAGAGCTAAAAATCAAGGCTGCACATGCTCAGCACACCTGCAAGTTTCCTGTCCAAGCTCAGAATCTTTTGTTTATAAAAAATGTGTTTGAGATAAtgaaaatgatgatattggagtgatactggatttatatcctgccctacactctgaatctcagagtagtttacaatctcctttactttcctccccgcACAGAGacaccgccctgagccacctcagtggggacggcgggatataaatcgaatgaaatgaaatgaaattaaaacaccctgtgaggtaggtggggctgagagagctctcacagaagctgccctttcgaggacaactctgtaagagctatggctgacccaaggccattccagcagctgcaagtgaaggagtggggatggggaatcaaacctggttttcccagataagagtccatgcacttaaccaccacaccaaaatggctctgtaCAAAAGTGCAAGAACCTAGATAAGAACAGAAACACCTTATACTCAGTCTAAACCACGTACTATGACAACACACAGCAACAATTCCTATCTCCTCTTTGTGCTGACCTTACTGCAGGAAATAGCTCTTCCTTAATCCCTCCTTCAAGATTGGTACAAGAAGCTTAGAAGAAAATTCTGTGCAAATTACTGATTATATTTGTTTCAAGATAGTTGGAAATTGCCTCCATGGCTCATGAGTTTTTGCACGCATCTTGAATTCTCAAAAGCAGTTGGGGGAAAAACATGGAAGCCCGAGTACACAGGCAAGGAATTCCAGTAAGAGAGGTTGGAATAAGAGTATTAGATTGCAataaatcttgttagtctttaagatgccactgaatTATTGGTTTCATTTTACTACAATGAAGATGTAAAACAGCCACTCATTTCAATAGCAAGAAAGCCTTTCTGAAATatcatataagaagaagaagatattggatctcagagtggctcacaatctcctttatcttcctcccccacaacagacaccctatgaggtgggtggggctgagaggactctcacagcagctaccctttcaaggacaacctctgccagagttttggttagcccaagaccattccagcagctgcaagtgggagtggggaatcaaacccagttctcccaggtaagagtcggcacacttaaccactacagcaaactggtttTAAAACACTGATGCAAACACATCTTTTGGcttttattaaagaaaaaaactgacAAGAGAAACTGAATATTCTAATACACCACTGTAAACTTATTAAAGAGGTTCTTTAAATAATCTTAACGACAATGATCAGTGCATCTTCAAGTTCTAAAAAGATGATTATTATTATACAAAATCAATACTGAGGAAACTCAGGATTGATTTTGGTAGCCCAAGCCGTAAGCCCCCCTTTGATGTCCTTAGCAGAAATTAAACCTAGCCCAGGATAAGACAATCCCTGCAATATTTTCACTGCCTTTTGAGAGTCGTTTCCTAATTTGCAGACAACATAAACTGGGAAAGCTGTATCTTCATTTGACAACTGCCTTGCTTCACATATCCTTTGGACGAGACATTTCAGACAGCCTTCGTCTTTTTCTTGCAACTTACTTAACGGCACAAAGACAGCCTGCGGCAAGCGACAGATGTCCACCTCTACTGGGGGACGGACATCTACCAGTATATGAGGGACCTTGCTGTCCAGTATCTTTTTGTACTCTTCCACAGACACCCGCTCCTCGTTCTTCAAGAGGCATAACATCCGACACTTGTCAGTCGCCGAAGACCCACAGAAGAGTTCGTAATCCTGCAAGGCGGTCACAAAGGGATTGTCCCCGCAAACTGCGCAATTGGGGTTCCTGGGCCTCAGCTTGATGCGTCGAAAGCTGCCTTCCAAGGCGTCAAAGATCAGCATAGCCTGGCTGAAAGAGGTCCCTATCCCAGCGGCGATCTTGAGCACCTCCAAAGCCTGCAGCGACCCCAGGATGCCAGGCACGACCCCCAAGACCCCGCCGTCTGCACAATTGGTGACGGTCTCCGGAGGAGGGGGCTTGGGGAAGAGGCAGCGGTAGCAAGGACCCCCGCGGTAGCCATACACCACGAGCTGCCCCTCCAGCCTGAGCGCGCTGGCCGACACCAAGGGCTTCCCCGCCAGCACGCAAGCATCGTTGACCAGATAGCGGGTGGGCACGTTGTCGGAGCAGTCGGCCACCACGTCGTAGGCCCGCACCAGCTCCAAGGCCGTGTCCCGGCTGAGGGCCAGCTCGTAAGGCACGCACTCCACCGTGGAGTTGAGCTCCCTCAAAGCGGCGGCCGCCGACCCGGCTTTGGAGCGGCCCAGACGGCTCTCGCGGTGCAGGACCTGCCTGTGGAGGTTGTTCAGCTCCACCACGTCGTGGTCCACCAGGCCCAAGCGGCCCACGCCGGCCGCCGCCAAGTACTGCGCCAGCGGGCAGCCCAGGCCGCCGCAGCCCACCACCAGCACCGAGCAGGCGGAGAGCAGCAGCTGCCCGCGCACGCCGGTCTCCGGGAGCACCAGCTGCCGCGAGTAGCGCTCGATCTCCAGCCGGCTCAGTTCTGtgcggagggggagaggagagggaatgATGATCTCCTCAGAGGCCGCGCTCGAGCCGTCGGCCTCTGAGAGGCGCGCCTTTTTTCCCGCGCGCTCAGACATCGCCTCAGCGGCCGCTTCTTCCCTCAAATtgaaaggggggagaaaagaaggtATTAATTATGGATCCGAAAGAAGCTTCAAGAGGTG is a window from the Heteronotia binoei isolate CCM8104 ecotype False Entrance Well chromosome 2, APGP_CSIRO_Hbin_v1, whole genome shotgun sequence genome containing:
- the MOCS3 gene encoding adenylyltransferase and sulfurtransferase MOCS3 is translated as MSERAGKKARLSEADGSSAASEEIIIPSPLPLRTELSRLEIERYSRQLVLPETGVRGQLLLSACSVLVVGCGGLGCPLAQYLAAAGVGRLGLVDHDVVELNNLHRQVLHRESRLGRSKAGSAAAALRELNSTVECVPYELALSRDTALELVRAYDVVADCSDNVPTRYLVNDACVLAGKPLVSASALRLEGQLVVYGYRGGPCYRCLFPKPPPPETVTNCADGGVLGVVPGILGSLQALEVLKIAAGIGTSFSQAMLIFDALEGSFRRIKLRPRNPNCAVCGDNPFVTALQDYELFCGSSATDKCRMLCLLKNEERVSVEEYKKILDSKVPHILVDVRPPVEVDICRLPQAVFVPLSKLQEKDEGCLKCLVQRICEARQLSNEDTAFPVYVVCKLGNDSQKAVKILQGLSYPGLGLISAKDIKGGLTAWATKINPEFPQY